Genomic segment of Glutamicibacter sp. JL.03c:
TGGGTTCTTCTTTCAGATCAGGTCGCCGGAGAGGAGCATGTACAGGCTGGCCATGCGCACGGCCACGCCATTGGTGACCTGGTCGAGCACGGTGGAGCGCGGTGAGTCTGCGGCGGCCGATGAGATTTCCAGGCCGCGGTTCATCGGGCCCGGGTGCATGATCAGCGTTTCGGCTCCGCTGGAATCCAGCTGGCCCAGGCGCGCATCATCCAGTCCCCAGTAGCGCGAGTATTCGCGGGGGTTCGGGAAGTAGGCGGCGTTCATGCGTTCGCCCTGGACGCGCAGCATCATCAGCGCATCCACTCCCGACGCGATCACTGCGTCCAGGTCGTAGCTGATGGTGCAGGGCCAGGAGTGCGCGCCGACCGGCAGCAGGGTGGGCGGGGCCACCATGGTGACTTCGGCGCCCAAGGTCTTCAGCAGCCAGAGGTTGGAGCGGGCCACGCGGGAATGCAGGATATCCCCGACGATCGCGACCTTCAGTCCATCCAGTCCTTGGCCTGCCGGGCTGGTGCCATTGCGCAAAGCCACCTGGCGGCGCAGGGTGAATGCGTCCAGCAGCGCCTGGGTGGGGTGTTCGTGGGTGCCGTCGCCTGCGTTGACGATCGGCAGGCCGATCCAGTCGGTGGCAGCAAGCCTGGCCGGGGCACCCGAGTCTGGGTGGCGGATGACTACTGCGTCGGCACCGATGGCCAGCAGGGTTTGGGCGGTGTCCTTCAGCGACTCGCCCTTGGATACGCTGGAGCCCTTCGCCGAGAAATTGATGACATCGGCGCTCAGGCGCTTGGCGGCGGCTTCGAAGGAGATGCGCGTGCGGGTGGAGTCCTCGAAGAAGAGGTTCACCACGGTGCGTCCGCGCAGGGCCGGGAGCTTCTTGATGGCACGGGTGCCGGACTCGCGCATCTCTTCGGCGATGTCCAGGATGGAGATGGCCTCTTCGCGGGTCAAATCCGCGGTGGAGAGCAGGTGTTTCACGCTACGCCTTCAATCATCACTTCGTTGGTCCCGTCAATTTCCGCCAGGTGCACGCGCACCTTTTCGCTCTTCGCGGTGGGCAGGTTCTTGCCCACATGGTCGGCGCGGATGGGAAGTTCACGGTGGCCGCGGTCTACCAGGACGGCCAGGCGGACGATGCGCGGGCGGCCCCAGTCGGCGAGGGCATCCAGTGCGGCGCGAATGGTGCGGCCTGAGTAGAGCACGTCGTCAACGAGCACCACGACTTTGCCATCGATCCCTCCGGCCGGAAGGCGCGTGGGAGAGGGCGTGCGGGTGGTGGAGTGGCGCAGGTCGTCGCGGTACATGGTGATGTCGAGCTGGCCGACGAGGGCGGCCGGGTCGAGATTGCCTGGTGCGCTGGCTGCGATGCGCTGGGCCAGGCGCTGCGCCAAGGGGAATCCGCGGCTGGGAATGCCCAGGAGCACAAGGTCATCCGTGCCCTTGTTGGCCTCGATGATCTCGAAGGCTACGCGAGTGAGTACACGATCGATATCGTCGCCGGTAAGCACCGTGCGCGACACATCTGGCACTGAATTTTCATTCATGCTGTGCACTTCTCCCTTCTCCGCCTCACGGGACGGGATTTAAAGGAATATTGCTAGTTCAAATTATCACGAGCCGGCACCGAATCCCTAGCGGAAAGCTATGCATGACACTGAATAACCGGTGAGATCCATCACCCGGTGCGGTGGCTCTCTGTAACACTCCTGCGCCATATCGCCGATCGCGCGGCCTGGTGTGGCGGAGGTGGCGACGCTGTTGGCTTCGGCACAGCGTCATCATGGCGGGGATGTGTCCTGCAGTGCTACGTGGCCAGCTATTGCCCGATCCGGCCGTCGATGCATTCGCGCAGCAAGTCCGCGTGCCCGCAGTGCCGGGCATACTCTTCGATCCGGTGCACCTGCAGCTCGCGCACGGTGATGTGCTCGCGGCCGATGCTCTGGCCAAGATCCTGGTACGGCGCGAGCTGCTGGTCAGTGGCCTGCTGTTCGGCGTTCAGGACTTCCAGCGCCTGGGCCACGCAGCCAGGCTCCGGCACTGCCCGGTCGAAATCCGCATCATGAGGGCCGTAGATCCGTGCCTGCGGCTGCCCGGAGGTAATCCAATTGCGCCAGTCGCGTTCGACTTCGCCCAAGTGGCGCAGCAATCCCAGCAACGACATGGTCGAGGGAGGCACCGAGCGCCGGGCCAATTGCTCGGCGTCCAGGCCCTGGCATTTGAGCTGGAGGGTCTGCCGGTAGTCGCGCAGATATCTTTGATAGGTCTCCGCCTCCCCTACCGGATCCGGCTCGCCGGTATCCCTGGGGTCTTCCGCCGGGTCGAGCCACATGTCGGGGACTTCAACCGCGTGGGTCCATCGTTTCGGCGCGTGGTTCATTCCATTATTCTTGCGCTGTGGTGCCGGGTGGACAAGGGCGAGATGGAATTTCCGGCGCAGGGACGCAGAAAAGCCCGGGCCGGAGCTCCGCTAAGGGAGATCCGGCCCAGGCTTGGAGACTGAGAATCGATATTAGTCGACCAGGGTGTCCTTGACGCTTTGGATGCGGCCCAAAACGCCGTTGACGAATTCTGGCGACTCGTCGGTGGAGAGTTCGCGAACGTTCACCACAGCCTCGGCCACGGCAACTGCGTCGGGAACATCATCGTTGTAGAGCAATTCCCACACGCCGATGCGCAGCGCACTGCGGTCAACCGCTGGCATGCGCTCGATGGTCCAATCCTTGACGTAGCTTTCAAGCACTTCGTCAATACGGTCCAGGTGGGCCATGACGCCTTCGATGATCGTCAACGAGTACTCATTGAGTACGATGTCCGAGTTCTCCCGGCGCGAGATGGCGACACCCACGGGGTCGACATCGCGGGCTTCGGCCTCAAACAGGAATTCGAGGGCTCGGCGACGGGCTTTGGCGCGGGCTCTCACTAGTTGACACGACCCAGGTAATCGCCGGTGCGGGTGTCAACCTTGACCTTGGTGTTCTGCTCGACGAAAAGTGGAACCTGGATTTCCTTGCCGGTTTCCAAGGTCGCTGGCTTGGTGCCGGCCGAGGAGCGGTCGCCCTGCAGGCCTGGCTCGGTGTAGGTGATTTCCAGGATGACCGACGCTGGAAGTTCCAGGTACAGCGGGCTGCCATCGTGCATGGCGATGGTCAGTTCCTGGTTTTCGAGCATGAAGCCGGCGGCGTCGCCTACGGTTTCGCCGGAAACGGTGATCTGGTCGTAGTCTTCCAGGTTCATGAAGACGTAGTCTTCGCCGTCCTGGTAGAGGTACTGGTAATCGCGGCGGTCAACGGTTGCAGTTTCGATCTTGGTACCGGCGTTGTAGGTCTTGTCCACTACCTTGCCGGAGAGCACGTTGCGCATCTTGGTGCGAACGAATGCCCCACCTTTGCCTGGCTTGACGTGCTGGAAGTCGATGATGGTCCAGAGCTGGCCCTCGATCTTCAGAACCACGCCATTTTTAATATCAGTTGTATCCGCCACGTTTCCTCAATCCTCTATTGACGCCAGCCTGCACTGGCATTATCAAAAATCCATCTACAAGTTTACCCTACTGCGGCGCAAGCCGTCAGGGTGGCGCACGGTGGCGCTCGTTACTGCGCTGCGCGCTCCTCGGCGATCTTCAGGCAGGTGCTCGACGCGTTGACCAGGTAGGCATCGTCATCAAGCTCGATGCGCAGGTCCATGGCCTTGCGGAAGCGGGTCGCCGCGGCCTTGAAGTCGCCCTTCGCGAAGAAGGACAGGCCCAGGTGGTGATGCATCAGCGGTTCGTAATCGGTGCCGGCGAATTCCTCGGCGAGCTTGCGCAGGCGGTTGATCGCACGATCGAAGTCGCCCTGCATGCGGGTCAGCTCGGTATCCAGCACGCGCAGGTGCGCGTTGGTCGGATCGACCAGGCGGGATTCGGCGATCAGTTCGCCGGCTTCGGCAAGATCTCCGCGGGCCAGCAGGATCATGACCTGGTCGGTTGGCGAGCCAACCTGCATCTGGTGCTCTGCGGCCTGTTCGTCGGCGAGATATGGCTTAAGGGTCTCCGGATCGATCAGGACGCCGCTAACCGATGTTCCAACGCCCTGACGGTTTACCGATGCGACGTCAATGGCGTATGCGGTGTAGTCGCCCATGCTCACTCCCCGATTTCCTGGTAGGCCGCAAAGAGCAGCGAGTTATCCGGTACCTCGTAGATGCGCGGCTTGCCGATGGCTTCGAGGACAACGAACCGCAGCTGGTTGCCACGGGCCTTCTTGTCGCGCTTCATGCCATCGAGCAGCGCAGCCCAGCGGTCATTGCGGTAGGTGGTTGGCAGCCCCAGGGATTTGAGGATGTTCACGTGGCGATCGGCGATCTCATCGGAGGTGTATCCCACGGAGCGGCCGAGCTCGGCGGCGAAGCACAAGCCGATGGAGACCGCGGCGCCATGGCGCATCTGGTAGCGCTCGGCAAGTTCGATTGCGTGGGCCAGGGTGTGGCCGTAGTTCAAGAATTCGCGGTCGCCGGATTCCTTGAGATCGCGGGAGACCACGTCCGCCTTGACCGCAATGGTGCGTTCGATCAGTTCGCGCAGTCGGGCGCTGCCCGGGTTGATGGCGTCTTCTGGATCCTCTTCGATCAGTTCCAGGATGCGCTCATCGGCGATGAAGCCGGTCTTGACGATCTCGGCCATGCCAGTGACCAGTTCGTTCTTCGGCAAGGTGGCCAAGGCGTCGAGGTCCGCGAGCACCGCTGCTGGCGGGTGGAAGGAGCCAACCAGGTTCTTGCCTTCTGCGGTGTTGATGCCGGTCTTGCCACCCACGGCAGCATCGACCATGCCCAGCAGGGAGGTCGGGATGTGGATGACCTTCACGCCACGCAGCCAGGTGGCGGCCACGAAGCCGGCAAGATCGGTGACGGCGCCGCCGCCCACGGAGATGACCGCGTCGCTGCGGGTGAAATCATTCTTGCCCAGGACTTCCCAGCAGAAGGAGGCGACCTGGATGTGCTTGCCCTCTTCGGCATCAGGAATTTCAGCGGTCAGTGCTTCCAGGCCGGCGTTGGCCAGTTCGTCGCGGACGACGTCCCCGGTGGTGCGCAGCGCGCGGGGGTGGATCACCAGAACCTTTTTAACCGAAGGTCCGAGCAGTTCGGGCAGCTGCCCCAACAAGCCGTTGCCAACCAGTACCGGGTACGATTCGGCGGCAGTGTTTCCCGAGACCTTCAAAGTGGTCGGTGCTAATGGCATCAGTCTTATTCCTCCTGATGGTGCTGATTTGTCTAGCGTACGCGCGTGATTGGCGAGAACTGGCATCTCGTGGCGCTAATCACAGCTGTTCGATTTGCGGCAAAATCTCTTCGACAATTTGTAGAACGGACTTTCCGTCCACCACAACATGCACGTCAGCCAGCATTTCGTAAATGGGGCGGCGCTTTTCGTAAACCGAAGCCCAGACTGTGAGTGCTTCGTCACCTGCCAGCAGCGGCCGGTTGGAGTCGGCTTTGATCCGCTCGGCTGCCGCCTGCGGGCCCAGTTCCAGATAGACTACGGTGCCGCGGGAGAGCAATTGCTGGTTCTCTTCGCGCAGCACCGCGCCGCCACCGGTGGCGACCACTCCGGTGAGCAGGCGCGCCAGGGCCTGGACTTCCAGATCGCGGAAATGCGCCTCGCCATGCTCGGCAAATATCTGCGGAATGGTGCCATGATGGGCCACCACGGCAGCATCCGAGTCGGCGAAACTGGTTGATAAGGCCGTGGCCAGTGACCTGCCCACGGTGGACTTGCCACTGGCCATCGGACCAATGAGGTAAATCATTACCGGATGCTTCCTAGACGCCGGTCGATCCCAGATTATCCGGGATGTTCGCCAGGTAGGACTCGATATTGCGCTTGGTTTCAGCCACCGAGTCGCCGCCGAACTTCTCCAGCAGCGACTGGGCAAGCACCAGGGCCACCATGGCTTCGGCGACAACGCCGGCAGCCGGAACGGCACAGACATCCGAACGCTGGTGGTGCGCGGTGGTGTCCTCGCCGGTGGCGGTGTCAACGGTGCGCAGCGCACGCGGAACGGTGGCGATCGGCTTCATGCCTGCGCGAACCCGCAGCACCTCGCCGATGCTCATGCCGCCCTCGATGCCGCCAGCGCGGTTCGAGCTGCGCTTGATGCTGCCATCTTCGGCGTGCACAATTTCGTCGTGGGCTGCCGAGCCGCGGCGGGCCGCGGTTTCAAAGCCGTCGCCGACTTCGACGCCCTTGATGGCCTGGATGCCCATCAATGCGGCCGCCAGGCGCGCATCCAGGCGGCGATCCCAGTGCACGTAGGAGCCGATGCCTGGAGGCAGGTTGTAGGCGAGCACCTCAACGACGCCGCCGAGGGTCTCCCCTGCCTTGTGCGCATCGTCGACCTCGGCCACCATGGCGTCGCTGGTCGCCTGATCGAAGCAGCGCAGCGGATCGGCATCAAGCGCCTCAATGTCGCCGGCGGTAGGCAATGGCGCATCGACAGGAGCGGAAACGGCGCCTACCGCGGTGGTGTGTGAAACGAGCTGGATGCCCAGGTCGTTGAGGAAGCGGGAAGCCACCGAGCCCAGGGCCACGCGGGCCGCGGTTTCGCGAGCGCTGGCACGCTCCAGGATCGGCCGGGCATCGTCGAAGCCGTACTTCTGCATGCCGGTGAAATCGGCGTGGCCCGGACGAGGGCGGGTCAGCGGCGCATTGCGCGCCAGCGAAGCGAGCTCATCGAGATCAACGGGATCCGCGCTCATCACGCGCTCCCACTTCGGCCATTCGGTGTTGCCGATTTCGATGGCCACCGGACCGCCCTGGGTCTTGCCGTGGCGTACGCCGCCAAGGAAAGTCACCTGGTCCTTTTCAAACTTCATACGCGCCCCGCGGCCATAGCCCAGGCGGCGGCGCGCCAATGCTTCGCGTACTACTTCGCTATCTACCGATACTCCGGCAGGTAGCCCTTCAAGAATTCCAACAAGTGCCGGGCCATGCGATTCGCCCGCGGTCAACCAACGCAACATGTCCTCCATTTTGCCATGACCTGATGGAATTACTGGTGTCGGAGCAGTCCCAGAGAGTCATACATCGCATTTGTGACGTCAGCACGCCGCTGCTCATCCCACGCCGCGGAAGCGAAAAGGCGCACCTGCTCGACCGCTTGGTGCACGAGCATGTGGAGGCCGGAAATGACCTGTCCCTGCCAGGACGAGGCCAGCCGGGAGGGCCATGGATCGTAGGCGACATCCAGCAGGATCCCGGTTCCGCGGCCCACGGCCGGGACCCACTCATCGCCCGCGCGCGGCGGCAGGGTGCTGAAGACCAGGGGGACCTGGCGCAACTGCTCCGCGAGTTCCTCGGTGATCGCCGATATTTCGTGGACGACCGGAGCCAGGCCCAGCTCCGTGGCCAGTTCCACGGCACGCTGGGAGCGCTGGGCGGAGCGCACGACCAAGGTGACGTGCTTGGCCCCGATCAGAGCGCTGGCCTGCAAGGCCGCCAGTGCGGTATTGCCCGAACCGAGGATCATGGCCCGGTCGGTGCAGGTCATCGAGAAGTCCGCGAGAGCCTGGACCAGTCCGTCGATGTCGGTGTTCTCCCCGTACAGGGAACCGTCCTCGCGCACCACGATTGTATTCAGCGCGCCAAGTTGACGCACCCGGGTGGAGACCTCGTCCATCAACGGGACAAAGGCATCTTTCAGGGGCATGGTCACCGAGCAGCCGGCCCAGTTCCCCTGGCGCAGGCGCGCCACATGCTCGGCACACTGCGCGGGCTGCAGATCGATGGCTTCATAGCCCAGCGCCGCGCCCAGCAGCTCGTAGGCGGTGCGGTGCAATACCGGAGACTTGGAGTGGCCGACCGGATGGCCCAGAACGGCAGCCTGCTTCATCACTTCACGTACTTTCTGCAGTGATGCCGCGTTTAGCAGACATCGGAATTCTGTTGGCACCATGCGCGGAATTCAGCCTGGTTCTGCTGGTGTTCGGCATAGCTGGAGGCGAATTTCGTTTCGCCGGTTTTGATGTTCACGGTCACCCAGTAGTAGTAGCCGTTCTCCTGCGGGTTGGCCGCAGCCTTGATCGCCGAGGTGGCAGGCGAGCCGATAGGGGTCGGCGTCAGGCCCTTGTGCACGTAGGTGTTGTACTTGTTGCCGGCGTCCTGGCGTTCGGCCTGGCTGAACTGCAGGCTGTAGCGGTCCAGGCCATAGATCACCGCGGAGTCGACCTGGAGCAACCCGTGGGTTTCCGTGTTGGCCGGATCCAAGCGGTTCTCGATGGCACCGGCCACGGTTGCGTAGTCCTTTTCGCGGGCTTCGGCCTGAAGGATCGAGGCGACTTTCAAGGTGCGGTAGCCCTTCTGAAGATCGCTGATCCCAGCGTCTTTCAGGGTTTCCTTGGTAGCACGGACCAACTTGGACAGCACTTCCTGCGGGGTGCTATCGAGCGCGAAGCGGTATTCGCCCGGGTGCAGCCAGCCTTCAAGGTTGGGCACCGAATCCGGCAGGCCGAACTTTTCTGGCTGGTTGGCCAGCTTTTCCAGGTCCGCCAGTTTCAGCCCGGAGCCCTTCGCGATCTCTTCCAGTGCTGCGTTCATGCGCAGATTCGCCTTCAGGCCGATGTAGAAGACCTTGCCGGGACGGTTGTCCACAAGCACCTCGGCGGCGTCCGCTGCCGGCATCTGGGATTTGAGCAGGTAGGTGCCGGGGTGGATGACCTTGTTGGCCTGCTTGGAGTTCTCCACGGCCCGGATGAGCAGCTTGTCGTTGGAGATCACGTCCAGGTCCTCGAGCTTGCGCGAGATCACGCCCAAGCCCTGGCCGTCTTCCACGGTGAATTCGACGGTGGCTCCCCCCGGACCGGGATAGTCGTCCGGGTTGAACTGCTTGACCAGCGATTTGACGAAGTAGAAGGACCCCGCCACCACGAGCGCGAAAATGAGCACGGTGGCCAGCATCACCAGATTGCGCTTGCGCCTGGTCTTCTTGCGGTGCAGCTTTTCGTGCTCTTGATCACCCTGGCCGAGCAGGCCGTTGCTGTGCAGCGAGTCCTGCGGCTCGAGGATCGGGGTTTGAGCCGTGTGCACCGGGGCCAGGGTGGGCAGGAACCGGGTGTGGGTGTCCTGCCCGCCCTGATCGCCAGCAGCGTCCGAAGCGGTGTCGCCGGCCGCGTCTGGATCGACCGTGGCATTGACGTAGTGCTCGAGTCCGGTGACTTCCGGGGTGGAAGGTTCAGCGATCGGCAGGCCTTGGCCTGCCGCGAAGCTTTCATACAGCGCGCGATGCGTTTCGCGTTGCCGTTCTCGACGGGCTTCTTCTCGCATCAACTCTCATTTCTTGGTGTGGCATCGTCCCCGGCCGCGTAGCGCGAAACCTATTTCATGACGATCCTGCTGGCCTGCACGCGGACGTTGTTCCGACGCATTTCCAGCACTTGCTGCAGGATCTCGGTGGCCGCGACCTGGTCGACAACCTTTCGATGATCCTCCATCTTACGACCCGAGGCGTGCAACGCGCGATGCGCGTTCACGGTGCTCAATCGCTCGTCAACCAGAAAAACCTCAAGCTCGATATTAGCGCTCACGGCTTCTTCTGCCAAAGCAATGGCGTAGTCACGGGCCATTTTGGTGGAGTCGGTGTCATGGCCTGCCAAGGACTTGGGCTCCCCGATGAACACCTCGCCGACCTTTCGATCGGCGATGATCCGCAAGAGCATCCGGCGATCCGAGTTCTTCTTCAGATCGCGGCGCAGGGTCATCACCGGCGTGGCCAAGATGCCGGAGGGATCGGAGATGGCGACGCCGACGCGGGCCAGGCCCACGTCGACGCCGAGTGCCAATTTAGCCATTGGCCAAAGCCGCCCGAATGGCATCCAGCGCTTCATCGATCTTCGAAGCGTCCTGGCCGCCGCCCTGGGCCATGTCGTCCTTGCCGCCGCCACCGCCGCCGAGCACGCCGGTTGCGGTACGCACCAGCGCACCAGCTTTGAAGCCGTGGGCGCGTGCGTCGTCATTGGTCACAGCCAGTACCAGTGGCCGGCCGTTGGAGACGCCGATCAGCACGATCACTGCCGCTTCGCTGCCCAGCTTGCCGCGCAGATCCAATGCCATGGTGCGCAACGCGTCGGCCGAATCGATGGCGCCGGCGTTGTGAGCCAGCAACCGGGTCGTGCCGATGGTCTGGACCTTCTCCAGCAGAGCTGCCGACTGGGCGAGCATGGCCTGGCTCTTGAGCTCGGCGATCTGCTTTTCGGCGGCCTTGAGCTTGGCCACCGTGTCGTTGACCCGCTCGGAGACCTGGTTGGACGGAACACGGAACAGGCCCGATAGCTCGGAAACCAGGGCGCGCTCGGCAGCACCGTGGCGGAAGGCCTCCATGCCGACCAACGCTTCCACGCGGCGGTTGCCCGAACCCACCGAAGCTTCGGAGAGCAAGGTCAGCTGGCCGATGCGAGCGGTGGAATCCACATGGGTTCCGCCGCACAGTTCGCGCG
This window contains:
- a CDS encoding aspartate carbamoyltransferase catalytic subunit, translating into MKHLLSTADLTREEAISILDIAEEMRESGTRAIKKLPALRGRTVVNLFFEDSTRTRISFEAAAKRLSADVINFSAKGSSVSKGESLKDTAQTLLAIGADAVVIRHPDSGAPARLAATDWIGLPIVNAGDGTHEHPTQALLDAFTLRRQVALRNGTSPAGQGLDGLKVAIVGDILHSRVARSNLWLLKTLGAEVTMVAPPTLLPVGAHSWPCTISYDLDAVIASGVDALMMLRVQGERMNAAYFPNPREYSRYWGLDDARLGQLDSSGAETLIMHPGPMNRGLEISSAAADSPRSTVLDQVTNGVAVRMASLYMLLSGDLI
- the pyrR gene encoding bifunctional pyr operon transcriptional regulator/uracil phosphoribosyltransferase PyrR produces the protein MNENSVPDVSRTVLTGDDIDRVLTRVAFEIIEANKGTDDLVLLGIPSRGFPLAQRLAQRIAASAPGNLDPAALVGQLDITMYRDDLRHSTTRTPSPTRLPAGGIDGKVVVLVDDVLYSGRTIRAALDALADWGRPRIVRLAVLVDRGHRELPIRADHVGKNLPTAKSEKVRVHLAEIDGTNEVMIEGVA
- a CDS encoding DinB family protein, whose translation is MNHAPKRWTHAVEVPDMWLDPAEDPRDTGEPDPVGEAETYQRYLRDYRQTLQLKCQGLDAEQLARRSVPPSTMSLLGLLRHLGEVERDWRNWITSGQPQARIYGPHDADFDRAVPEPGCVAQALEVLNAEQQATDQQLAPYQDLGQSIGREHITVRELQVHRIEEYARHCGHADLLRECIDGRIGQ
- the nusB gene encoding transcription antitermination factor NusB, producing MRARAKARRRALEFLFEAEARDVDPVGVAISRRENSDIVLNEYSLTIIEGVMAHLDRIDEVLESYVKDWTIERMPAVDRSALRIGVWELLYNDDVPDAVAVAEAVVNVRELSTDESPEFVNGVLGRIQSVKDTLVD
- the efp gene encoding elongation factor P translates to MADTTDIKNGVVLKIEGQLWTIIDFQHVKPGKGGAFVRTKMRNVLSGKVVDKTYNAGTKIETATVDRRDYQYLYQDGEDYVFMNLEDYDQITVSGETVGDAAGFMLENQELTIAMHDGSPLYLELPASVILEITYTEPGLQGDRSSAGTKPATLETGKEIQVPLFVEQNTKVKVDTRTGDYLGRVN
- a CDS encoding tetratricopeptide repeat protein; this translates as MGDYTAYAIDVASVNRQGVGTSVSGVLIDPETLKPYLADEQAAEHQMQVGSPTDQVMILLARGDLAEAGELIAESRLVDPTNAHLRVLDTELTRMQGDFDRAINRLRKLAEEFAGTDYEPLMHHHLGLSFFAKGDFKAAATRFRKAMDLRIELDDDAYLVNASSTCLKIAEERAAQ
- the aroB gene encoding 3-dehydroquinate synthase, with translation MPLAPTTLKVSGNTAAESYPVLVGNGLLGQLPELLGPSVKKVLVIHPRALRTTGDVVRDELANAGLEALTAEIPDAEEGKHIQVASFCWEVLGKNDFTRSDAVISVGGGAVTDLAGFVAATWLRGVKVIHIPTSLLGMVDAAVGGKTGINTAEGKNLVGSFHPPAAVLADLDALATLPKNELVTGMAEIVKTGFIADERILELIEEDPEDAINPGSARLRELIERTIAVKADVVSRDLKESGDREFLNYGHTLAHAIELAERYQMRHGAAVSIGLCFAAELGRSVGYTSDEIADRHVNILKSLGLPTTYRNDRWAALLDGMKRDKKARGNQLRFVVLEAIGKPRIYEVPDNSLLFAAYQEIGE
- a CDS encoding shikimate kinase; translation: MIYLIGPMASGKSTVGRSLATALSTSFADSDAAVVAHHGTIPQIFAEHGEAHFRDLEVQALARLLTGVVATGGGAVLREENQQLLSRGTVVYLELGPQAAAERIKADSNRPLLAGDEALTVWASVYEKRRPIYEMLADVHVVVDGKSVLQIVEEILPQIEQL
- the aroC gene encoding chorismate synthase, which encodes MLRWLTAGESHGPALVGILEGLPAGVSVDSEVVREALARRRLGYGRGARMKFEKDQVTFLGGVRHGKTQGGPVAIEIGNTEWPKWERVMSADPVDLDELASLARNAPLTRPRPGHADFTGMQKYGFDDARPILERASARETAARVALGSVASRFLNDLGIQLVSHTTAVGAVSAPVDAPLPTAGDIEALDADPLRCFDQATSDAMVAEVDDAHKAGETLGGVVEVLAYNLPPGIGSYVHWDRRLDARLAAALMGIQAIKGVEVGDGFETAARRGSAAHDEIVHAEDGSIKRSSNRAGGIEGGMSIGEVLRVRAGMKPIATVPRALRTVDTATGEDTTAHHQRSDVCAVPAAGVVAEAMVALVLAQSLLEKFGGDSVAETKRNIESYLANIPDNLGSTGV
- a CDS encoding shikimate dehydrogenase family protein, with amino-acid sequence MKQAAVLGHPVGHSKSPVLHRTAYELLGAALGYEAIDLQPAQCAEHVARLRQGNWAGCSVTMPLKDAFVPLMDEVSTRVRQLGALNTIVVREDGSLYGENTDIDGLVQALADFSMTCTDRAMILGSGNTALAALQASALIGAKHVTLVVRSAQRSQRAVELATELGLAPVVHEISAITEELAEQLRQVPLVFSTLPPRAGDEWVPAVGRGTGILLDVAYDPWPSRLASSWQGQVISGLHMLVHQAVEQVRLFASAAWDEQRRADVTNAMYDSLGLLRHQ
- the mltG gene encoding endolytic transglycosylase MltG, whose amino-acid sequence is MREEARRERQRETHRALYESFAAGQGLPIAEPSTPEVTGLEHYVNATVDPDAAGDTASDAAGDQGGQDTHTRFLPTLAPVHTAQTPILEPQDSLHSNGLLGQGDQEHEKLHRKKTRRKRNLVMLATVLIFALVVAGSFYFVKSLVKQFNPDDYPGPGGATVEFTVEDGQGLGVISRKLEDLDVISNDKLLIRAVENSKQANKVIHPGTYLLKSQMPAADAAEVLVDNRPGKVFYIGLKANLRMNAALEEIAKGSGLKLADLEKLANQPEKFGLPDSVPNLEGWLHPGEYRFALDSTPQEVLSKLVRATKETLKDAGISDLQKGYRTLKVASILQAEAREKDYATVAGAIENRLDPANTETHGLLQVDSAVIYGLDRYSLQFSQAERQDAGNKYNTYVHKGLTPTPIGSPATSAIKAAANPQENGYYYWVTVNIKTGETKFASSYAEHQQNQAEFRAWCQQNSDVC
- the ruvX gene encoding Holliday junction resolvase RuvX, with translation MAKLALGVDVGLARVGVAISDPSGILATPVMTLRRDLKKNSDRRMLLRIIADRKVGEVFIGEPKSLAGHDTDSTKMARDYAIALAEEAVSANIELEVFLVDERLSTVNAHRALHASGRKMEDHRKVVDQVAATEILQQVLEMRRNNVRVQASRIVMK